The following are encoded together in the Macadamia integrifolia cultivar HAES 741 chromosome 10, SCU_Mint_v3, whole genome shotgun sequence genome:
- the LOC122090657 gene encoding sec-independent protein translocase protein TatB has protein sequence MFGISYGELFLIVGAAAALIGPKDLPIIARTAGRLAGRAIGYVQLARGQLENVLHESQASQVHKELKETMQQLEAIRYEIRSISIMNPGPVTRRLMENPEVTSPGSENGVSEKLDGETMSTNTISKVMDYGSKTSVSADLHSQATICDRLAASPALRTGSFNSGGDAEKLDDEVSNFNILPVSAESAGLLPSRKDDVKGSDIVLEAIIEAEVAHNAKNFFSQPQNQIPSE, from the exons ATGTTTGGGATTTCCTACGGAGAGCTCTTTCTCATAGTTGGAGCGGCCGCTGCACTAATTG GTCCCAAGGATCTCCCAATCATCGCCAGAACAGCAGGAAGGTTAGCTGGCAGAGCAATCGGATACGTTCAACTCGCTCGTGGGCAGCTTGAAAATGTTCTGCATGAGTCTCAAGCTAGCCAG GTGCacaaagaactcaaagagaCGATGCAACAACTAGAAGCAATTCGTTATGAAATCCGAAGCATATCTATCATGAATCCGGGTCCAGTGACTCGTAGGCTAATGGAAAATCCAGAGGTTACATCACCTGGCAGTG AAAACGGTGTGTCTGAGAAGCTTGATGGAGAGACTATGTCAACAAATACCATCTCAAAGGTTATG GATTATGGTTCAAAAACCTCAGTTTCTGCTGATCTTCACAGCCAAGCAACTATTTGTGATAGATTGGCTGCATCCCCAGCTTTAAGAACTGGCTCTTTTAACAGTGGTGGAGATGCTGAAAAGCTTGATGATGAAGTTAGTAATTTTAACATTCTTCCTGTCTCTGCTGAAAGCGCTGGGTTACTACCAAGCCGGAAGG ATGATGTAAAAGGATCAGATATTGTTTTGGAAGCAATAATAGAAGCAGAGGTGGCTCACAATGCTAAGAACTTTTTTTCACAACCTCAAAATCAGATACCAAGTGAATGA